The Sphingopyxis sp. BE259 nucleotide sequence CAGTGGTCGATAATCCGCGCGAACAGCCCGACTGGATGCCCGATGCGGCGATAGAGGGCCGCGGGCCAGCCCAAGGCAGCGTCGAGCACCAGCGCGGCGAGGGCGACGGGTTCAGCCATCGGCCAGCGCCGCATCGAGCCGTGCCAGCGCATCGGCATCGGCGGGCAGGCCGATCCGCAGCCAGCGCGGCTGGTTGGCAAAGGGACGGGTCAGGATCGCGCGCCGCGCCAGCCGTTCGAACAGCACGTGCGCGTCGTCGGCTTCGATCAGGCGGAACAGCGGGCAGGCGCCGATAGGCCGATAGCCGTGGCGCCCCAGCGTCGCGTCGAGCGTGGCGGCGTCGTGCGGCAGTCGCTCGCGCGTGGCGGCGATCCAGTCTTGGTCAGTATAGGCATCGAAGCCGATTGCGATGGCGGCCGCCGACAGCGGCCATGCGCCCAGCCTTTCGCGCAGCGCCGCAATGATGGCTAGCGGCGCGATGACGAAGCCTAGCCGGACCCCCGCCAGCCCGAAAAATTTGCCGAAAGACCGGAAGACGATCAGCCGCTGCATGTCGCTGACCAGCGACGCCATGCTTGCCACCGGATCGGCATCGGCGAACGCCTCGTCGACCAGCAGCCAGCCGTCGCCGCGTCCGCGCAACAGCACTTGCATTGCGGCATGGCGGATCACCCGGCCATCGGGATTGTTGGGGTTGGCGATGATCAGCGTATCGCCGTCGCCGACGGCATCGAACAAGGTCGCCGTGCTACCCGCGATCATCGCGCCATGGGTGCGATAAGCGGGGACCACATGCTGCGCCGCGCCGCCGACCAGCGTGCCGACCAGTCGCAACCCGATCTCGCTGCCCGGCACCGCGCAGATATGGCGCGGATCGACACCGAAACAGGACGCGGCGGCGGCTTCGAGTGCCGCTAACGCTTCGGAGTCGGGCAGCCGCCGCCAGTCGAACGCCATGTTGGCGGCGCTCGGCCAGGGATGCGGGTTGATCCCGGTCGACAGGTCGATCCAGTCGCTGCTGCCGAAATGGCGCTGCGCCGCGACCAGCCCGCCGCCGTGCCACATCCATGGGACGCTCATCCGCTATGCACCAGCAACAGCGCCGCGGCGAGCAACAGGCTTTCGCCGATCTCGATCCCCGCGCCATGGCCATCGCCCGAAATGCCGCCGATGCGGCGCACCAGCCACCAGCCCCAAAAGGCGAAAATCAAGGGAGCGGCCAATAGCGAAGGCGACAGCCACCCCGCTGCGAGTAGCAGCACGCCCCAGATTGCGAGATCGAGCGGACGCACTGCGCCGCGGAATCGCGACCCCAGTCCGGCGTGCAAATCGGGCATTGTGCGCGACCAAAGCAGCGGGCCGATGCGGCCCGCAAAGGGGATCAACGCGATGGCGACGAACGCTTGGTCGTCGATCAGCGCGTGGAGCAGGACCAGCTTGGCGATCAGTTGCAGCGCGATGGTTACCACCGCGAAGCTGCCGACATGCGGGTCGGCCAGCACCGCCAGCAAGCGTTCGCGATCCTCGACGGCGGACAGCCGTCCGCGGGCCTTATGCGCCGCGCCGCCGGCGTCGGCGATGTCGCCCAGCCCGTCGAGATGTAGCGCGCCGGTGACCGCGACCCACATCAGCAACGCGAACAACGCGCCCGTCCACGGATCGATTTGCC carries:
- a CDS encoding pyridoxal phosphate-dependent class II aminotransferase, which encodes MSVPWMWHGGGLVAAQRHFGSSDWIDLSTGINPHPWPSAANMAFDWRRLPDSEALAALEAAAASCFGVDPRHICAVPGSEIGLRLVGTLVGGAAQHVVPAYRTHGAMIAGSTATLFDAVGDGDTLIIANPNNPDGRVIRHAAMQVLLRGRGDGWLLVDEAFADADPVASMASLVSDMQRLIVFRSFGKFFGLAGVRLGFVIAPLAIIAALRERLGAWPLSAAAIAIGFDAYTDQDWIAATRERLPHDAATLDATLGRHGYRPIGACPLFRLIEADDAHVLFERLARRAILTRPFANQPRWLRIGLPADADALARLDAALADG
- a CDS encoding adenosylcobinamide-GDP ribazoletransferase produces the protein MKGLLIAIQFLTRLPTPRITVSSAEFAASMRWFPAVGLIIGTLVAVAGWVGGQIDPWTGALFALLMWVAVTGALHLDGLGDIADAGGAAHKARGRLSAVEDRERLLAVLADPHVGSFAVVTIALQLIAKLVLLHALIDDQAFVAIALIPFAGRIGPLLWSRTMPDLHAGLGSRFRGAVRPLDLAIWGVLLLAAGWLSPSLLAAPLIFAFWGWWLVRRIGGISGDGHGAGIEIGESLLLAAALLLVHSG